From a single Ascaphus truei isolate aAscTru1 chromosome 2, aAscTru1.hap1, whole genome shotgun sequence genomic region:
- the RPA3 gene encoding replication protein A 14 kDa subunit — MGDIHEGPRTRINTSMLAQHIGRPVSFVGKVEKVHPTGTSFVLSDGAGKNATVELSEPLDEEISGVLEVVGKVTPKATIIGVSYVPFREDGSPFDLGLYDEALKIIHEFPQYYPFGSTGSD, encoded by the exons ATGGGAGATATCCACGAGGGTCCGAGGACCCGCATCAACACCAGCATGCTGGCTCAGCACATAGGCAGGCCCGTGAGCTTCGTGGGCAAGGTGGAGAAG GTTCACCCGACGGGGACATCGTTTGTACTATCTGATGGAGCAGGCAAAAATGCTACGGTCGAACTCTCCGAACCG TTGGATGAAGAGATTTCTGGAGTTCTTGAAGTTGTTGGGAAAGTTACACCAAAAGCAACAATTATAGGCGTATCATACGTCCCATTCCGAGAAGATGGAAGTCCTtttg ATCTTGGTCTCTATGATGAAGCTTTGAAAATTATCCATGAATTTCCTCAGTACTATCCATTTGGGTCTACGGGAAGTGATTGA
- the MIOS gene encoding GATOR2 complex protein MIOS yields the protein MALSGYTDEKNSLWREMCSTLRLQLNNPYLCVMFAFLTSELGIYDGVLYENSVAVRDRVAFACLFLNDTQLSRYIDKLTNEMKASGNLEGILLTGLTKDGVDLMESYVDRTGDVQTASYCMLQGSPSDVLKDERVQYWIENYRNLLDAWRFWHKRAEFDIHRSKLDPSSKPLAQVFVSCNFCGKSISYSCSSIPHQGRGFSQYGVSGSPTKSKVTSCPGCRKPLPRCALCLINMGTPVSSSPGASKSDEKVDLSKEKKLAQFNNWFTWCHNCRHGGHAGHMLSWFRDHTECPVSACSCKCMQLDTTGNLVPAETVQP from the exons ATGGCACTCTCTGGGTATACGGATGAGAAGAATTCCCTGTGGAGAGAGATGTGCAGCACTCTCAGGTTGCAGCTGAACAACCCATACCTTTGTGTTATGTTTGCCTTTCTCACAAGTGAACTTGGCATATACGATGGGGTTTTG TATGAAAATTCTGTAGCTGTGAGGGATCGAGTGGCGTTTGCTTGTTTATTTCTTAATGATACTCAG TTAAGTAGATACATTGACAAGCTGACCAATGAAATGAAAGCGTCTGGGAACCTTGAGGGAATTTTACTTACTGGTTTGACAAAGGATGGGGTCGATCTAATGGAAAGCTACGTTGACAGAACTGGTGATGTTCAGACAGCAAGTTACTGTATGTTACAG GGTTCTCCATCTGATGTTCTGAAAGATGAGAGAGTTCAGTACTGGATAGAGAACTATAGGAATCTGCTCGACGCGTGGAGGTTTTGGCACAAGAGAGCAGAGTTTGATATCCACCGAAGCAAGCTTGATCCCAGCTCAAAGCCATTAGCACAG GTTTTTGTAAGCTGCAATTTCTGTGGAAAGTCCATCTCCTACAGTTGTTCATCGATACCTCACCAAGGCCGGGGGTTTAGTCAGTATGGAGTCAGTGGATCACCAACCAAGTCTAAGGTCACCAGCTGCCCTGGATGCCGCAAGCCTCTCCCTCGCTGTGCTCTTTGCCTTATAAATATGGGAACGCCGGTCTCCAGTTCCCCAG GAGCCTCAAAGTCCGATGAGAAGGTGGACCTCAGCAAGGAGAAGAAACTGGCTCAATTTAACAACTGGTTCACATGGTGTCATAACTGCCGACACGGTGGGCACGCCGGACATATGCTCAGCTGGTTCAG GGACCATACAGAGTGCCCTGTTTCAGCATGCTCTTGTAAGTGTATGCAGTTGGACACGACCGGAAACCTCGTTCCTGCAGAAACTGTCCAGCCGTAA